Below is a window of Christensenella minuta DNA.
GGCATATGACGGAGTCGGGGGCGACGCTCACCGTACAGCTCTACACATATGCCGCGAAAGGACAAAATGAGCCCGCATTCGGGATCGCGGCCGTGCTTGTAATTATTGTCCTTGTCATCAACCTGCTGACCAATTATCTCAGTAAACGCTTCGGCAACAAGAACAAGTAGTGGAAAGGGGTAGCACCTTGGATATCAAAATTTCAACAAAAAATCTGAATTTGTATTACGGGCAAAACCATGCCCTTAAAGATGTGAATATGGAAATCGAAGCGGGTAAGATCACCGCGCTGATCGGGCCCTCAGGATGCGGGAAATCTACCTACCTGAAAACGCTCAACCGCATGAACGATCTGGTAGAGGGTGTGAGAATAACGGGGGAAATATTGCTCGACGGGGAAAGCATCTATGATCCGAAGGTGGATGTGACGATCCTCAGGAAAAAGGTTGGGATGGTATTCCAGAAGCCGAACCCGTTTCCCATGAGCATCTATGACAACATTGCCTATGGGCCGAGGGTGCACGGGATCAAGAGCCGCAGCGATCTCGACGGGATTGTGGAAAGCAGCCTTAAGGGTGCGGCGCTGTGGGAGGAGGTGCGCGACCGCCTGAAGAAAAGCGCGCTTGGACTTTCGGGCGGACAGCAGCAGAGGCTGTGCATCGCGCGGGCGATTGCGGTTTCGCCGGAAGTGATCCTGATGGACGAGCCGACTTCGGCGCTCGATCCGATTTCCACGACAAAGATCGAAGACCTGATGAGCGAACTGAAGAAAAAGTATACCGTCGTCATCGTTACGCATAATATGCAGCAGGCCGTCCGTATTTCGGACCGGACCGCATTCTTTCTGCTCGGGGAAATGGTAGAGTTCGGCAAGACGGAGGATTTGTTCAGCATGCCGAAGGATAAACGGACGGAAGACTACATCACCGGACGTTTCGGCTGATAAAGAAAGGGGAAACTATGAGAAATAAGTTTGATATAGA
It encodes the following:
- the pstB gene encoding phosphate ABC transporter ATP-binding protein PstB; protein product: MERGSTLDIKISTKNLNLYYGQNHALKDVNMEIEAGKITALIGPSGCGKSTYLKTLNRMNDLVEGVRITGEILLDGESIYDPKVDVTILRKKVGMVFQKPNPFPMSIYDNIAYGPRVHGIKSRSDLDGIVESSLKGAALWEEVRDRLKKSALGLSGGQQQRLCIARAIAVSPEVILMDEPTSALDPISTTKIEDLMSELKKKYTVVIVTHNMQQAVRISDRTAFFLLGEMVEFGKTEDLFSMPKDKRTEDYITGRFG